Genomic segment of Arachnia propionica:
ATCATTTTGGAGGCGAACCGCCATAATTTGAGGATCCGCCACGAGCAGGCCGACCAGGACCATGGCGCTCCGCGCTTGCCGGGCCGGACCCGCCCGCATGAAACCATCCCTGGCGCCACCGAGCAGGGTTCCCCGAGCCCCACGGTTTCGACGCAACCGGCTCGTCGACGTTCGCGGGTCGGAACGGCCAGCCTTGACGGGCCCGCGCACCTCGCTTCCTCCCATCGCACCGCGGGATCGCGGGGTTAACTTTCGGTCAGAGTTTGGGTTGGTTTTGGTCAGGGTCTGGATTGACCGTCGGGCTTGAAAATACCGTGTGTTCATCCTTCCTTCCCGGTTGGCAGGAGGTTGATGTGTCCTGGTGGAGGGTTGACGAGCAGACTGCCGGGCAGGTGGTGGCCTCGGCAGCGGCGAGTGCTGGACGGTATGTGACCGCGCAAGGCGATGTGGCCGAGAGCGCGGGGGTTTTGGCGGCTGCGTTGAGCAATTCGGGAATCGTGGCTGCCGCGGTCGAGGGGTGGATGAGCGGTTGTGGTGTTCCCGGTCTGCGTGAGGTGAGGGAACTGACCGGGACCGTCATCAGCTG
This window contains:
- a CDS encoding DUF6507 family protein; protein product: MSWWRVDEQTAGQVVASAAASAGRYVTAQGDVAESAGVLAAALSNSGIVAAAVEGWMSGCGVPGLREVRELTGTVISCAGDALGVYRDGDFVMAGNARAVASFAEVPAWLPGSSGESPYDPVRFGRR